A section of the Candidatus Tisiphia endosymbiont of Nedyus quadrimaculatus genome encodes:
- a CDS encoding recombinase family protein codes for MTDILGYARVSTQQQDLDSQRHRLKKAGAIKIFEDVISGRIFERPGLEELIAYARPNDLLCIVRLDRLGRSLKELLETVEYLKENKIGLMSLEEKIDTSSAAGELVFHVFGAIAHFERRLISERTKEGINAARLKGKTPGRPNLDKEKLDAALRLIKTGISPTNAAKQLQIGRSTIYRELKYTQ; via the coding sequence ATGACTGATATTTTGGGATATGCACGTGTATCAACGCAACAACAAGACTTAGATTCTCAGAGACACCGTCTTAAAAAAGCGGGAGCTATTAAAATATTTGAAGATGTTATCAGTGGTAGAATATTTGAACGTCCGGGATTGGAGGAATTAATTGCTTATGCTAGACCCAATGATTTACTTTGTATAGTACGACTCGATCGTTTGGGACGCAGTTTAAAAGAATTGCTTGAAACAGTAGAATATCTTAAGGAAAATAAGATTGGTTTGATGTCTCTTGAAGAAAAGATTGATACCTCTTCTGCTGCTGGAGAACTTGTATTCCATGTATTCGGTGCTATTGCCCATTTTGAAAGACGACTAATTTCAGAACGCACTAAGGAAGGAATCAATGCTGCACGTTTAAAAGGTAAAACTCCCGGGCGTCCTAACTTAGATAAAGAAAAACTTGATGCAGCATTAAGATTAATTAAAACCGGAATATCCCCTACTAACGCTGCAAAACAATTACAAATTGGGCGGTCTACAATATATCGTGAATTAAAATATACTCAATAG
- a CDS encoding ribbon-helix-helix protein, CopG family, with protein MRTIVDIPDKQIEILDQLSKRKKVSRAEIVRQALDNYIGSYNKSKENYRMAFGIWKGKNIDSLLYQQKLRDEWSK; from the coding sequence ATGAGAACAATAGTTGACATACCTGATAAACAAATAGAAATTCTAGACCAGCTATCTAAAAGAAAAAAAGTATCAAGAGCGGAAATTGTAAGGCAAGCTTTAGATAATTATATTGGTAGTTATAATAAAAGTAAGGAAAATTATCGAATGGCATTTGGGATTTGGAAAGGAAAAAATATAGATAGTTTGCTATATCAACAAAAACTAAGAGATGAATGGTCTAAATGA
- a CDS encoding recombinase family protein, whose product MTSIFSEDERQNTDLQDDALIRAKVDQRSNIFKDQASGAKIKRTGLEEALNFLIKGDCLY is encoded by the coding sequence TTGACATCAATATTTTCTGAAGATGAAAGACAAAATACAGATTTGCAAGATGATGCTTTGATAAGAGCTAAAGTTGATCAACGCAGCAATATATTTAAAGATCAAGCCAGTGGAGCAAAAATAAAAAGAACTGGTTTAGAAGAAGCTTTGAATTTTCTTATAAAAGGGGATTGCTTATACTGA
- a CDS encoding DEAD/DEAH box helicase → MEVLHGIWHPAENQICLWLETKNKIYTPDKQLAFGKRGKVDILLPTYDTMPVASPLIEREYNLEIPDKIGWQYHQVNCLYVNVSEIKNILPSDTLRLAQDFMYWQQLTDIISEILEYELYIPSIDQNDEPIWTTYHPDVRQLAKQMPEVCCYVNNNCYDKSELLQHFFDHTVTNIAKQTYLSTEQTKIITGTFLESFFNSKQKKFSHADKEHWLIWKSALDKTKHNICIKLEAPENKDSKWNLTLLKKDDDEQSKYELINNQWHDCLNDLGLAMRIYPDLEQAFSKDKIIPFELTQEEARLFLKETAWTLQQSGFSVIIPSWYTPKGYNTAKLKLKRKNNGTASQNENSYFTLDGILSFEYSLSLNGQDITFEEWRQLIANKEELVQFRGEWVQLDLEHMDRILDFWANNQVEDINIFQLLNKASHPDIEFDHSTDQFLMSLYSKQSFKILDTPSAFYGILRPYQTQGFSWMQYMEQMGLNPCLADDMGLGKTIQIIAHIAATNNTGNNLLVVPTSVMGNWEREFKRFAPHLSIKTYHAKNKDRDFTHCDVVLTTFTMIRKDYKVFTDSAWHRIILDEAQNIKNPKAQQSKSLFGLKAKHYIALTGTPIENSVVDLWSIFNFLNKDYLGDLKIFKKKFHGEDENRSQLKRLIEPFILRRLKTDKSIISELPDKIEQKVYCQLTKEQASLYQAVVNKISDKIKSGEFSSADMLSSLTRLKQICNHPMQYLQDNSEFTANRSLKLQRLESIIDEGIENKESILVFSQYKEICEAINKFFALKYNTYLLHGSTSRTVRDSMIEEFQSDNTPPAIFILSLKAGGVGITLTKASQVIHFDRWWNPAVENQATDRAFRIGQQKKVLVHKFITQGTLEETIDQIITDKVTLSESVLSDDSSWLKGINTQTFMDLIKLRQEALSGE, encoded by the coding sequence ATGGAAGTATTACACGGAATATGGCATCCTGCCGAAAATCAGATATGTCTTTGGCTCGAAACAAAGAACAAAATATACACTCCGGATAAGCAGCTAGCTTTCGGTAAACGAGGAAAAGTTGATATTTTACTTCCTACATACGATACAATGCCAGTTGCCTCACCTTTAATAGAAAGAGAATACAACTTAGAAATTCCGGATAAGATAGGTTGGCAATATCATCAAGTCAATTGTCTCTATGTTAATGTTTCGGAAATTAAAAATATATTACCTTCAGATACTTTACGCTTGGCACAAGATTTCATGTATTGGCAGCAACTAACCGATATAATCTCTGAAATCCTAGAGTATGAATTATATATACCTAGCATTGATCAGAACGATGAACCAATTTGGACTACATATCATCCTGATGTGAGGCAATTAGCTAAACAGATGCCGGAGGTATGTTGTTATGTTAATAATAATTGTTATGATAAATCCGAATTATTACAACATTTTTTTGATCATACTGTTACAAATATTGCTAAGCAAACATACTTGTCTACAGAACAAACTAAAATTATCACAGGAACTTTTTTAGAGAGTTTTTTTAATTCAAAACAAAAGAAGTTTTCTCATGCTGATAAAGAACATTGGTTAATTTGGAAATCAGCTCTAGATAAAACTAAACATAATATCTGCATCAAACTTGAAGCCCCTGAAAATAAAGATTCTAAATGGAATCTTACTCTGCTCAAAAAAGATGATGACGAACAGTCAAAGTATGAACTTATTAATAATCAATGGCATGATTGCTTAAATGATTTAGGTTTGGCAATGCGCATTTATCCTGACCTAGAACAGGCATTTAGTAAAGATAAAATTATACCGTTTGAATTAACGCAAGAAGAAGCTAGGCTCTTTCTCAAGGAGACTGCTTGGACATTACAACAATCCGGCTTTAGCGTAATTATACCTTCTTGGTATACACCAAAAGGATACAATACAGCTAAATTGAAGCTTAAACGTAAAAATAATGGCACTGCATCACAAAATGAAAATAGTTATTTCACCCTTGACGGTATTTTATCGTTTGAATACTCATTATCTTTAAACGGACAAGACATTACTTTTGAAGAATGGAGACAATTAATTGCCAATAAGGAAGAGTTGGTGCAATTTAGAGGAGAATGGGTACAGCTTGATTTAGAACATATGGATCGCATACTTGATTTTTGGGCAAATAATCAAGTAGAGGATATAAATATTTTTCAACTACTTAACAAAGCTTCTCATCCTGATATTGAATTTGATCACAGTACCGATCAATTCCTTATGTCTCTTTATAGCAAACAAAGCTTTAAAATACTAGATACTCCAAGTGCATTCTATGGAATACTAAGACCTTATCAAACACAAGGTTTTTCTTGGATGCAGTATATGGAGCAAATGGGGTTGAATCCATGTTTAGCAGATGATATGGGTCTTGGTAAAACTATTCAAATTATTGCACACATTGCGGCAACAAATAATACAGGGAACAATCTCTTGGTTGTTCCTACTTCGGTCATGGGCAATTGGGAAAGAGAATTTAAAAGATTTGCTCCCCATCTCTCTATAAAAACCTATCATGCTAAAAACAAAGATCGTGATTTTACTCACTGCGATGTAGTTTTAACAACGTTCACTATGATCCGTAAAGATTATAAAGTATTTACTGACTCTGCATGGCATAGAATTATTCTTGATGAGGCACAAAACATAAAAAATCCAAAAGCCCAACAAAGCAAATCTTTATTTGGTTTAAAAGCTAAACACTATATTGCATTAACCGGTACACCTATAGAAAATAGCGTAGTTGATCTTTGGTCAATATTTAACTTTCTAAATAAGGATTATTTAGGAGATTTAAAAATATTTAAGAAAAAATTTCATGGAGAAGATGAAAATAGATCCCAGTTAAAGAGGCTTATAGAGCCGTTTATATTGCGTAGACTTAAAACTGATAAGTCTATTATATCGGAATTGCCAGATAAAATTGAACAAAAAGTTTATTGCCAACTTACTAAAGAACAAGCCTCATTATATCAAGCCGTAGTTAATAAGATCAGCGATAAAATTAAAAGCGGAGAATTTTCGAGTGCGGACATGCTATCTAGTTTAACTAGATTAAAGCAAATTTGTAATCATCCTATGCAATATTTGCAAGATAATAGTGAATTTACGGCAAACAGATCGTTAAAGCTACAAAGATTAGAATCAATAATTGATGAGGGTATAGAAAATAAAGAAAGTATTTTGGTTTTCTCTCAATATAAGGAAATTTGTGAAGCTATAAATAAATTTTTTGCTTTAAAGTATAATACTTATCTATTACATGGTTCTACTAGTAGAACTGTAAGAGATAGTATGATTGAAGAGTTTCAAAGTGATAACACACCTCCAGCAATATTTATTCTTTCATTAAAAGCAGGGGGTGTCGGCATTACATTAACAAAAGCAAGTCAAGTAATACACTTTGACAGGTGGTGGAATCCCGCCGTTGAAAATCAAGCAACAGATAGGGCTTTTCGTATTGGACAACAGAAAAAGGTTTTAGTACACAAATTTATTACTCAAGGTACTTTAGAAGAGACAATAGATCAAATTATTACAGATAAAGTCACTTTGTCAGAATCTGTGTTAAGTGATGATTCATCATGGCTTAAAGGTATAAATACTCAAACTTTCATGGATTTAATAAAATTACGACAGGAGGCTCTATCAGGTGAATAA
- a CDS encoding type II toxin-antitoxin system VapC family toxin — protein MANKIVFDSSALIMLFAKELGYESIRQHMKYAIISSVNIAEVYKYCIEVQNLTEDDCRNLIKLSGIKIIDFCEEQALITAKIIKKTKQYGLSLGDRGCIALAMFKNYPILTCDKIWQKVDLDIEFIMAR, from the coding sequence ATGGCTAATAAAATAGTGTTTGATTCCTCTGCTCTTATAATGCTATTTGCAAAAGAACTTGGATATGAATCCATAAGGCAACATATGAAATATGCAATAATCTCAAGTGTAAATATTGCGGAAGTATACAAATACTGTATTGAAGTACAAAATTTAACAGAAGACGACTGTAGAAACCTGATAAAGCTTTCCGGTATCAAAATTATAGATTTTTGTGAAGAACAAGCATTAATAACAGCAAAAATAATCAAAAAGACAAAACAGTATGGTCTATCCTTAGGAGATAGGGGGTGTATTGCTTTAGCAATGTTTAAAAATTACCCTATACTTACTTGTGATAAGATATGGCAAAAAGTTGACCTTGATATTGAATTCATAATGGCAAGGTAA
- a CDS encoding type II toxin-antitoxin system VapC family toxin, with protein MKALFDTNILIDYLQGIVEAGKEIEQYKDPQISVITKIEILVGTTEDDEQAIREFLNNFTVINLNEEICEIAISLRKKHRIKIPDAIIWATAQYNNGLLITRNIKDFPNHSSDIKIPYYI; from the coding sequence ATGAAAGCATTATTTGATACTAATATTTTAATAGACTATTTACAAGGAATTGTAGAGGCCGGTAAAGAAATTGAACAATATAAGGATCCCCAAATTAGTGTGATAACTAAAATAGAAATATTAGTTGGAACTACAGAAGATGATGAACAAGCTATTAGAGAATTTTTAAATAATTTTACTGTTATTAATCTTAATGAGGAAATTTGTGAAATAGCCATATCTCTTAGGAAGAAACATAGAATTAAAATACCTGATGCCATAATATGGGCAACTGCTCAATATAATAATGGTTTACTAATAACAAGAAATATTAAAGACTTTCCTAATCATTCATCGGATATAAAGATTCCGTATTATATATAA
- a CDS encoding ankyrin repeat domain-containing protein translates to MNIIDKLFFKTFDYKNTTLDHINPMYLHYASQFGYIKLVKYLIHRGVDVNTQDHNGSTPLHFASIFGHTKIVKLLCKYQSDINIQDNCGLTPLDAALIHGHTKIVKYLHKHQDSISTQDNFDVTTLITTLECGNNDSEALDRNMLDDINIYADQTPLLG, encoded by the coding sequence GTGAATATCATCGATAAATTATTTTTTAAGACTTTTGACTACAAAAATACTACTCTTGATCATATTAATCCAATGTATTTACATTATGCATCACAATTTGGTTATATTAAGCTAGTAAAGTATTTAATACACCGTGGTGTAGATGTGAACACACAAGATCACAATGGTTCTACCCCATTACATTTTGCCTCAATATTTGGTCACACTAAAATAGTAAAACTTTTATGTAAATATCAATCTGATATTAATATACAAGATAATTGCGGGTTAACCCCATTAGATGCAGCATTGATACATGGTCATACTAAAATAGTGAAGTACTTACATAAACATCAAGATAGCATTAGTACACAAGATAATTTCGATGTCACCACCTTAATCACCACATTAGAATGTGGCAATAATGATAGTGAGGCTTTAGATCGTAATATGTTAGATGATATTAATATTTATGCAGATCAAACACCTCTGCTAGGGTAA
- a CDS encoding IS982 family transposase has translation MKKDITELYSFIDDFCKIYLEYEQRKLLPSNKQRNRCCSMSLSEMLTIIIMFHTSYAKNFKFFYKSYIECMHKDDFPKALSYNRFVELMARLFIPLNMLIHLLFGEETGIYFIDSTTIKACHNKRRYSNKVFKGLAKHSKSSMGYFYGFKLHVIINNKGEFMALKVTKGNVDDRVPVPELTKRLTGIIAADKGYIKQNLFLNLYERGLKMIHGIKKNMENKLMDLKEKILLRKRNLIETVFDYLKNKMNLEHTRHRSPINAFVHILSTLVAYSLKKNKPSTKFDFNLHVLNILIPN, from the coding sequence ATGAAAAAAGATATCACAGAATTATATAGTTTTATAGATGATTTTTGTAAAATTTATTTGGAGTATGAACAGAGAAAGTTATTACCATCAAATAAGCAGAGAAATCGCTGTTGTAGCATGAGTTTAAGTGAAATGTTAACAATAATAATTATGTTTCATACATCCTATGCTAAGAATTTTAAATTTTTCTATAAAAGTTATATAGAGTGCATGCATAAGGATGATTTCCCTAAAGCCTTGAGTTATAATAGATTTGTTGAATTAATGGCACGATTATTCATACCGCTAAATATGTTGATTCATTTGTTGTTTGGTGAGGAAACAGGTATTTATTTTATTGACTCTACAACGATTAAAGCTTGTCACAATAAAAGGCGTTATAGCAATAAAGTTTTTAAAGGATTAGCCAAACATAGTAAATCCTCTATGGGGTATTTTTATGGTTTTAAATTACATGTAATAATCAATAATAAAGGGGAGTTTATGGCATTAAAAGTGACCAAAGGCAATGTAGATGATAGGGTTCCAGTACCGGAGTTAACAAAAAGATTAACTGGAATTATAGCAGCTGATAAAGGTTATATTAAGCAAAATTTGTTCTTAAATTTATATGAAAGAGGCTTAAAAATGATTCATGGAATTAAGAAGAATATGGAAAATAAATTAATGGATTTGAAAGAAAAAATCTTACTTCGAAAGCGTAACTTAATTGAAACAGTTTTTGATTATCTAAAAAATAAAATGAACCTTGAACATACTAGACATAGATCACCAATAAATGCCTTTGTCCATATATTATCTACTCTTGTTGCTTATTCATTAAAGAAAAATAAACCTTCAACAAAATTTGATTTTAATCTACATGTTCTCAATATCCTTATCCCGAATTGA
- a CDS encoding IS256 family transposase, which produces MEIIQGLYQGKPLLGPSGLLTSLVKDFTELALEGEMDYHLLENSLEQGSNRRNGINTKTMKTATGSFELETPRDRNGSFEPQLIKKRQTILNEELDNKILALYDLGTSYEGIAGHLQEIYGVEVSAATISSVTDKLMPQLNEWRSRPLEAMYAIVFLDAMFFKVRQDNKVTTKVVYNIMGIDQNGHKDILGFYACESEGSHFWLGVLNDLKTRGMRDILITCIDGLKGFPEAINTVFPKTEIQLCIVHQIRNSLKHVASKDQKSFMVDLKMIYQAESRDVAEYNLLRLEEKWGKKYPMVIKSWQQNWDNLATYFKYSGEIRKLIYTTNPIEGFHRQVRKYTKTKGAFTSENALFKLVFCAIKQITAKWNMPIPNWAVTVSQLDIFFPDRLNFKV; this is translated from the coding sequence ATGGAGATCATACAAGGACTATACCAAGGCAAGCCATTACTTGGTCCAAGTGGACTGCTAACGTCTTTAGTGAAAGATTTTACGGAGCTTGCCCTAGAAGGTGAAATGGATTATCACTTACTAGAAAATAGTTTGGAACAAGGTAGTAACCGTAGAAACGGCATTAATACTAAGACTATGAAGACGGCTACAGGTTCCTTCGAACTTGAAACACCAAGAGACCGTAATGGTAGTTTTGAACCACAATTGATTAAAAAAAGACAAACTATTTTAAATGAGGAGCTGGATAATAAAATATTAGCTCTTTATGATCTTGGGACATCTTACGAAGGGATTGCTGGACACCTACAAGAGATATATGGTGTAGAGGTATCAGCTGCTACAATTTCATCTGTTACCGACAAGCTGATGCCGCAATTAAATGAATGGCGAAGTAGACCACTTGAAGCGATGTATGCGATAGTTTTTCTTGATGCTATGTTTTTTAAGGTTAGACAAGATAACAAAGTAACAACTAAAGTTGTTTATAATATTATGGGGATTGACCAAAATGGTCATAAGGATATTCTAGGATTTTATGCTTGTGAATCAGAAGGATCACATTTTTGGTTAGGTGTTCTTAACGATTTAAAAACACGTGGTATGAGAGATATATTAATAACCTGTATTGACGGGCTGAAAGGTTTTCCGGAAGCCATTAATACAGTATTTCCAAAAACTGAAATACAGCTTTGTATAGTACATCAAATTCGTAATTCTTTAAAGCATGTAGCTAGCAAAGATCAGAAATCATTTATGGTAGATTTAAAGATGATTTACCAAGCGGAAAGTAGAGATGTGGCAGAATATAACCTGCTACGACTTGAGGAAAAATGGGGTAAAAAATATCCGATGGTTATTAAATCTTGGCAACAAAATTGGGATAATCTAGCAACTTATTTTAAGTATTCAGGCGAGATTAGAAAGCTGATTTATACCACCAATCCGATTGAGGGCTTTCACCGTCAAGTCAGAAAATATACTAAAACAAAAGGAGCTTTTACTAGTGAAAATGCCTTGTTTAAACTGGTATTTTGTGCTATAAAACAGATTACAGCTAAATGGAATATGCCAATACCAAATTGGGCAGTGACCGTTTCGCAGCTAGATATTTTCTTCCCTGATAGGTTGAATTTTAAAGTATGA
- a CDS encoding AbrB/MazE/SpoVT family DNA-binding domain-containing protein — translation MEKLITNMDQHGRVLIPSEIRERLNIQPGDKVNLEVYENEVKIINANQIIDEMHAIFTKNQNNRKDSVVDDFINRKHEEYQIEENRSIKNG, via the coding sequence ATGGAGAAATTAATAACAAATATGGATCAACATGGCAGAGTATTAATTCCATCAGAAATAAGAGAAAGGCTTAATATACAACCGGGTGATAAAGTTAATCTAGAAGTTTATGAAAATGAGGTAAAGATAATTAATGCTAACCAAATAATAGATGAGATGCATGCAATCTTTACAAAAAACCAAAATAATAGAAAAGATTCAGTGGTAGATGATTTTATAAACAGAAAGCATGAAGAATACCAAATAGAAGAAAATAGAAGTATAAAAAATGGCTAA
- a CDS encoding ProQ/FINO family protein, with translation MIKYIMYNRPILRLKTNITQVKPSVNNNAELAGNNTAQPVIIQTNNHTNITSKEKNTQIQLKARPKILLSKDEYTNILNLLQTTYPKCFTTPPTPLAIGIHKELLLLEQEYLPKTKIRKFLRIYCRNINYRKAIILGSNRVNLNGTVVGTITENKPLKQN, from the coding sequence ATGATAAAATATATTATGTATAATAGACCAATATTAAGATTAAAGACAAATATAACTCAAGTCAAACCTAGCGTTAACAATAATGCTGAGCTAGCAGGCAATAATACAGCTCAGCCTGTAATTATACAGACAAACAACCATACCAACATCACTTCCAAAGAGAAGAACACCCAAATTCAATTAAAAGCCCGACCGAAAATATTACTAAGTAAGGATGAATATACTAATATCTTAAACTTGCTGCAAACTACTTACCCCAAATGTTTTACCACCCCACCTACTCCCCTAGCTATTGGTATTCATAAGGAGTTACTTTTGTTAGAGCAAGAGTATTTGCCTAAAACTAAAATACGTAAATTTTTGAGAATATATTGTCGCAATATAAACTATCGTAAAGCTATAATTTTAGGGAGCAATAGAGTAAACTTAAATGGTACAGTAGTTGGTACTATTACAGAAAATAAGCCTTTAAAGCAAAATTAA
- a CDS encoding ankyrin repeat domain-containing protein — MYSKLKRFFSRARKLSLSEQLLNAIQAEDKTQCITIVSNNEQNLENLDLSKCQLALLKNLADNQNQESHIFSDFKQSFVDRLSVEHIPSTFSRQISTPSRGTAVPKTFVTQKSVPSSIPIVDISLSELVSTSSRASSVQEPSLDSIDSMILYRLIQKNDTHALNVCLGHNIDHNIVRSILDTTIKQDNVEIVELLLGYYTDVNAKNSLGNTLLHIAVKSKSKKIVELLLNGNTDVNIAFLHNSPLYIAISNNSTEIVELLLTKLQTVTKEELFKAVKNGNTQIVQLLLPKITNIDAIDYSGRTALHIASSDGNINMVEFLLQHQANPNTKDNEQKTPLESAISNNSTEIVELLLTKLQTVTKEELFKAVKNDNTHIIQLLLPKITNIDINTIDYSGRTELHIASSDGNINMVKFLLQYQANPNTKDNKQKTPLESAIYHGHLNIVKLLFDHKAHDDLTHLLVTAAVNNHNKIVKLLLEEKNANPRNTKYNAMPLLHVMITKGNIDIVKMLIEHGGNINVVYNCEYPIDVAIKKEQYQILEYLLEHKDKMVEYFYAVDFSDLLLSKAIHNDCPKLLDILLEKQHQEVNSLCKYKGSPFKDSSSLIHIAAYYGNLVQHLLNKGVNIDLVDKNGDTVAHVAVMRNNIDVFKTLLNKGANIDIKNNNGTSVLDLVNNSNNQNFVDYRQALDKLSACVIPIIVDETQSLNASHRNILQQYQEVRENLLFIHYIKQGLEAHGIDNTSDINNLWVKLNNRISESYFQITNIVQTKCVLEKGFEISTDILMKICKHLKLTDIINDTKATCTSDVSDLGACSDLISFDS; from the coding sequence ATGTATAGTAAATTGAAGCGTTTTTTTAGTAGAGCAAGAAAACTATCTCTAAGCGAACAGTTGTTGAATGCAATTCAGGCAGAGGATAAAACACAGTGTATAACAATTGTTAGTAACAATGAACAAAATCTAGAAAATTTAGATTTGTCAAAATGTCAACTAGCTTTACTTAAGAATCTAGCTGACAACCAAAATCAAGAGAGTCACATATTTTCTGATTTCAAACAGTCATTTGTAGATAGATTATCTGTAGAGCATATACCATCAACATTTTCAAGACAGATAAGCACACCTTCTAGAGGAACTGCTGTACCAAAGACATTTGTTACCCAAAAAAGTGTACCTTCTAGTATTCCCATTGTAGATATATCACTGTCAGAGCTGGTAAGTACAAGTTCTAGAGCATCTTCTGTGCAAGAACCATCTTTAGACTCTATAGATTCTATGATATTGTATAGACTTATACAAAAGAATGATACTCATGCACTAAATGTATGTTTAGGACATAATATTGATCATAATATTGTAAGAAGCATATTAGATACAACAATAAAGCAAGATAATGTAGAAATAGTAGAATTATTATTAGGGTACTACACTGATGTTAATGCTAAAAATTCTTTAGGTAACACTCTATTACATATAGCAGTAAAATCAAAGAGTAAAAAAATAGTAGAGTTGTTATTAAATGGTAACACTGATGTTAATATTGCGTTCTTACACAATTCTCCCTTGTATATAGCAATATCTAATAATTCTACTGAGATAGTAGAACTATTATTAACAAAATTGCAAACAGTAACTAAAGAAGAATTATTTAAAGCAGTAAAAAATGGTAATACTCAAATAGTACAATTGTTATTACCCAAGATTACTAATATTGATGCTATAGATTACAGTGGACGAACTGCATTACACATAGCATCATCTGATGGTAATATTAACATGGTTGAGTTTCTGTTACAACACCAAGCTAATCCTAATACTAAAGATAATGAGCAAAAAACACCGTTGGAATCAGCAATATCTAATAATTCTACTGAGATAGTAGAACTATTATTAACAAAATTGCAAACAGTAACTAAAGAAGAATTATTTAAAGCAGTAAAAAATGATAATACTCATATAATACAATTGTTATTACCCAAGATTACTAATATTGATATTAATACTATAGATTATAGTGGACGAACTGAATTACACATAGCATCATCTGATGGTAATATTAACATGGTTAAGTTTCTGTTACAATACCAAGCTAATCCTAATACTAAAGATAATAAACAAAAAACACCGTTGGAATCAGCAATATATCATGGTCATTTAAATATAGTGAAGCTGTTGTTTGATCACAAAGCTCATGATGACCTCACACATTTATTAGTTACAGCAGCAGTGAATAATCACAATAAAATTGTAAAACTTTTATTAGAAGAAAAAAATGCTAACCCGAGAAATACCAAGTACAACGCAATGCCCTTGTTACATGTTATGATAACAAAGGGTAATATTGATATTGTAAAGATGCTAATAGAACATGGTGGTAATATTAATGTTGTATATAATTGTGAATATCCAATAGATGTTGCAATAAAAAAAGAACAATATCAAATACTGGAGTACTTGTTAGAACATAAAGATAAGATGGTTGAATATTTTTATGCGGTTGACTTTTCTGATCTTTTATTATCTAAGGCAATACATAATGATTGTCCTAAATTATTAGATATTTTATTGGAGAAACAGCACCAAGAGGTTAATTCTTTATGCAAATATAAAGGTAGTCCATTTAAAGATTCCTCTTCTCTAATACATATAGCTGCGTATTATGGAAATTTAGTACAACATCTATTAAACAAAGGAGTTAATATTGATTTAGTAGACAAAAATGGAGATACTGTGGCACACGTGGCAGTAATGAGAAATAATATTGATGTATTTAAGACTTTACTAAACAAAGGAGCTAATATAGATATAAAAAACAATAATGGTACATCTGTTCTAGATTTAGTTAATAATAGTAACAATCAAAATTTTGTTGATTATAGACAAGCACTTGACAAACTATCTGCATGTGTTATTCCTATTATAGTTGATGAAACACAGTCATTAAATGCTTCACATAGAAATATTTTGCAACAATATCAAGAGGTGAGAGAAAATTTATTATTCATACATTATATAAAACAAGGACTAGAAGCTCATGGAATTGATAATACAAGTGATATTAATAATTTATGGGTAAAACTAAATAATCGTATTAGTGAGTCTTATTTTCAGATTACTAACATAGTACAGACAAAATGTGTTCTTGAAAAAGGATTTGAGATATCTACTGATATACTAATGAAGATTTGTAAACATTTAAAATTAACTGATATAATTAATGATACAAAGGCTACTTGCACAAGTGATGTAAGTGATTTAGGAGCATGTTCAGACTTGATATCATTTGATTCGTGA
- a CDS encoding DUF6398 domain-containing protein produces the protein MKCAIQISSTYVIAQSTISAKSKSIRDMLKISQLDSCWTLPSRLINKLIGRF, from the coding sequence TTGAAATGTGCTATTCAAATCTCTTCCACTTATGTCATTGCACAAAGCACCATCTCTGCAAAGAGTAAATCTATAAGAGATATGTTGAAAATTAGTCAACTAGATTCCTGTTGGACGTTACCGAGTAGACTGATTAACAAACTTATTGGCAGATTCTAA